The Bacteroidia bacterium genome includes a region encoding these proteins:
- a CDS encoding homogentisate 1,2-dioxygenase: MPHYYSLGKIPTKRHTVYRQPDGRLYHEELVSTEGFSSDSSLVYHLYPPTQVVRIGEPISVAPKIVISQNLQNRCLLSFKITADNDYLKSRRILMANQDVQIITAAPDNSPMNYFYKNAEADEIIFIHEGRGILHTSFGELPFTYGDYLLIPRGVVHQFSFHSANNRLLIVESFSPVRFPKRYLSPYGQLLENAPFCERDLGKPENLPTIDQRGEFLIYIKKQQHIWPYYYENHPFDYVGWDGCYYPYRFSIHDFEPITGRVHQPPPVHQTFEGHNFVICSFVPRLYDYHPEAIPAPYHHSNLDSDEVLYYVAGEFMSRSNVEKGMLTLHPLGLPHGPHPGTIEKSIGAKETKELAVMIDTFKPLCLTEEALNIEHKSYYRSWVE, translated from the coding sequence ATGCCTCATTATTATTCACTGGGAAAAATACCCACCAAACGACATACTGTTTATCGCCAGCCGGACGGCCGCTTGTATCATGAAGAGTTAGTAAGTACAGAGGGATTTTCTTCGGATTCTTCATTGGTGTATCATCTATACCCGCCTACTCAGGTAGTTCGTATCGGAGAGCCCATTTCGGTTGCGCCCAAGATAGTGATAAGCCAGAACCTACAAAACCGATGTTTGCTGAGTTTTAAAATTACTGCCGATAATGATTATCTCAAAAGCCGCCGTATCTTAATGGCTAACCAAGATGTTCAGATAATCACCGCAGCTCCAGATAACTCACCGATGAATTATTTTTACAAAAACGCAGAAGCTGATGAAATTATCTTTATTCATGAAGGCAGAGGTATTCTACATACCAGTTTTGGAGAACTTCCATTTACGTATGGAGATTATCTGCTAATCCCTCGCGGAGTAGTTCACCAATTTTCTTTTCATTCAGCAAATAATCGTTTGTTGATTGTAGAATCTTTTTCGCCGGTAAGGTTTCCCAAAAGATATTTATCGCCTTATGGCCAGCTTTTGGAGAATGCGCCATTTTGCGAACGGGATTTAGGGAAACCCGAAAATCTTCCTACGATAGACCAACGGGGAGAATTTTTGATTTATATCAAAAAACAACAACATATTTGGCCATATTATTATGAGAATCATCCATTTGACTATGTTGGTTGGGATGGGTGCTATTATCCGTATCGTTTTTCTATACATGACTTTGAGCCAATAACGGGTCGGGTTCATCAGCCACCGCCGGTACACCAGACTTTTGAAGGCCATAATTTTGTAATCTGTTCCTTTGTACCGCGTTTATATGATTATCATCCGGAAGCAATACCGGCACCGTATCATCACAGTAATTTGGATTCTGACGAGGTGCTATACTATGTAGCAGGTGAGTTTATGAGCCGTAGCAATGTAGAAAAAGGAATGTTAACGCTGCACCCACTGGGTTTGCCACATGGGCCGCACCCCGGAACCATCGAAAAAAGCATCGGAGCCAAAGAAACTAAGGAATTAGCCGTTATGATAGACACTTTTAAACCATTATGCCTAACTGAAGAAGCACTGAATATCGAACATAAATCATATTATCGCTCATGGGTAGAATAA